Proteins encoded together in one Urocitellus parryii isolate mUroPar1 chromosome 3, mUroPar1.hap1, whole genome shotgun sequence window:
- the LOC144253550 gene encoding olfactory receptor 7A10-like: protein MEPGNNTRISEFLLLGFSEDPELQPLIFGLFLSVYLVTVLGNLLIILATISDSHLHTPMYFFLSNLSFVDICLTSTTIPKMLVNIQTQSKAITYAGCIIQMCFFFIFVELDNFLLTVMAYDRYVAICHPLHYTVIMNPRLCGLLVLVCWILSVLHALLQSLMVLRLSFCTHSEIPHFFCECNQVIRLACSDTFPNDMVMNFASVLLGGGPLSGILYSYFKIVSSIRAISSAQGKYKAFSTCASHLSMVFLFYGTGLGVYFSSAAAQSSVSNSTASVMYSVVTPMLNPFIYSLRNKDVKGALIRLFGGKL from the coding sequence ATGGAACCAGGGAACAATACAagaatttcagaatttcttctgCTGGGATTTTCAGAGGATCCAGAACTGCAGCCCCTTATCTTTGGGCTGTTCCTCTCTGTGTACCtggtcactgtgctggggaacctgctcatcatcctggccaccatctcagactcccacctgcacacacccatgtacttcttcctctccaacctgtcctttgtggacatctgcctcacctccaccaccatccccaagatgctggtgaacatccagacacagagcaaggccATTACCTACGCAGGATGCATTATCCAGatgtgctttttctttatttttgtagagTTGGACAACTTCCTCCtgactgtgatggcctatgatAGGTATGTGGCCATATGCCACCCACTGCACTACACTGTTATCATGAATCCCAGGCTCTGTGGTTTGCTGGTTCTGGTGTGCTGGATCCTGAGTGTCCTTCATGCCCTGTTACAGAGCTTAATGGTGTTACGACTGTCCTTCTGCACACATTCAGAAATCCCCCACTTTTTCTGTGAATGTAACCAGGTGATCCGACTTGCCTGTTCTGACACCTTTCCGAATGATATGGTGATGAATTTTGCATCTGTGTTGCTGGGAGGTGGCCCCCTCTCTGGCATCCTTTACTCATACTTCAAGATTGTGTCTTCGATCCGTGCAATCTCATCAGCTCAgggcaagtacaaagccttctctACCTGTGCATCTCACCTCTCCATGGTCTTCTTATTTTATGGCACAGGCCTGGGTGTGTACTTTAGTTCTGCTGCAgcccagagctcagtctccaatTCAACAGCCTCTGTGATGTACAgcgtggtcacccccatgctgaaccccttcatctacagcctgaggaataAGGATGTGAAGGGAGCCCTGATAAGGCTCTTTGGAGGGAAACTGTAG
- the LOC144253880 gene encoding olfactory receptor 7A40-like: protein MESKNDTNISEFLLQGISEDPELQPLIFGLFLSMYLITVLGNLLIILATISDSHLHTPMYFFLSNLSFVDICFTSSTVPKMLVNIQTQSKAIRYEGCIIQIYFFTLFIVLDNFLLAVMAYDRYVAICHSLHYMVILNPYLCGLLTLASWITSALNSLLHSLMVLRLSFCSNLEIPHFFCELKQLFQHACSDTFLNEAVLYFAVILLGSGPLTGILYSYCKIVSSIRAISSAQGKYKAFSTCASHLSVVSLFYGTSLGVYLSSAVTQNSHSIATASVMYTVVTPMLNPFIYSLRNKDIKSALRRLLWRIPGKGPVDPPQ, encoded by the exons ATGGAATcaaaaaatgacacaaatatttcagaatttcttctCCAGGGAATTTCAGAGGACCCAGAACTGCAGCCCCTCATCTTTGGgctgttcctgtccatgtacctgattactgtgctggggaacctgctcatcattctggccaccatctcagactcccacctgcacacgcccatgtacttcttcctctccaacctgtcctttgtggaCATCTGCTTCACCTCCAGCACTGTCccaaagatgctggtgaacatccagacacagagcaaggccATAAGATATGAAGGCTGCAtcatacagatttatttttttacattatttatagtGTTGGACAACTTCCTCCTggctgtgatggcctatgacaggtatgtggccatctgtcactCCCTGCACTACATGGTTATCCTGAACCCATATCTCTGTGGCTTGCTGACGCTGGCATCCTGGATCACCAGTGCCCTGAATTCCTTATTACATAGCTTGATGGTGTTGCGATTGTCCTTTTGTTCGAACTTGGAAATCCCCCACTTTTTCTGTGAACTTAAACAGTTGTTTCAGCATGCCTGCTCTGACACCTTTCTCAATGAGGCGGTGCTATATTTTGCTGTTATCTTGCTGGGAA GTGGCCCTCTCACTGGCATCCTATACTCTTACTGCAAGATAGTGTCCTCCATCCGTGCAATCTCATCAGCTCAgggcaagtacaaagccttctccacctgtgcatctCACCTCTCTGTGGTCTCCTTATTTTATGGCACAAGCCTTGGTGTGTATCTCAGTTCTGCTGTGACCCAAAACTCACACTCCATTGCAACTGCTTCtgtgatgtacactgtggtcacccccatgctgaaccccttcatctacagtctgaggaacaaggacatcAAGAGTGCTCTGAGAAGACTCCTTTGGAGGATACCTGGAAAGGGACCTGTTGATCCACCCCAGTAG